One stretch of Candidatus Methylomirabilota bacterium DNA includes these proteins:
- a CDS encoding type II toxin-antitoxin system prevent-host-death family antitoxin: protein MSTVGVRDLKNRLTQYLRRTRQGEEVVITDRGRPIAVIQPIQSAMRLASRDARLARLAARGLLTLPARTPLKSVRPVRVSGLPMSQAILEDRR from the coding sequence ATGAGTACCGTGGGGGTCCGGGATCTCAAGAATCGACTCACCCAGTACCTGCGGCGCACTCGGCAGGGTGAGGAAGTCGTCATCACCGACCGCGGGCGTCCAATCGCGGTGATCCAGCCCATCCAGTCGGCCATGAGGCTCGCCAGCCGTGACGCGCGGCTCGCCAGGCTCGCCGCCCGGGGTCTGCTCACGCTTCCCGCACGCACGCCGCTCAAGTCGGTCAGGCCCGTCCGGGTATCAGGCTTGCCCATGTCACAGGCCATCCTCGAAGATCGGCGTTGA
- a CDS encoding type II toxin-antitoxin system VapC family toxin, which produces MNYLDTSALIKRFVSEQGSRMVQTLVTREGPIATAKIAYAEVYAGLARKRREGHLAPSQYARVTSQFERDWLAYVRIDLHDEVLRIARDLVQRHPLKGFDAIHLASALSLGRGLEEEVSFVAADERLLRAAEAEGLRPFDVARPPAS; this is translated from the coding sequence TTGAACTATCTCGACACCAGTGCCCTGATCAAGCGATTCGTGTCGGAACAGGGCTCGCGCATGGTGCAAACCCTCGTAACCCGGGAAGGCCCGATCGCGACGGCCAAGATCGCGTACGCCGAGGTCTACGCGGGTCTCGCGCGAAAGCGCCGGGAAGGTCATTTGGCGCCGAGCCAGTACGCCCGAGTCACATCCCAGTTCGAGCGCGACTGGCTCGCATATGTACGCATCGATCTCCACGACGAGGTGCTCCGGATCGCCCGGGACCTCGTCCAGCGGCATCCCTTGAAGGGGTTCGATGCGATCCATCTTGCGTCAGCCCTGAGTCTTGGACGGGGCCTCGAGGAGGAGGTCAGTTTCGTCGCCGCCGACGAACGCCTTCTGCGCGCGGCCGAAGCGGAGGGGCTGCGTCCCTTTGACGTCGCGCGACCGCCGGCCTCGTGA
- a CDS encoding YdcF family protein codes for MSRLPHRRWTRLCQGLGAAGVGLLLASAFTPLPTVLGRALGGDSPQLEPAEAIVVLGTELRPDGTLTNTSLRRTIHGILLFRQGLAPILVFLGPPRAGGRRAEAEVRAELARELGVAREAVLTDAQAWTTREEAERVWALLGPRSLRRILLVTEAQHIPRARAVFERAGFTVLAAPADGLGIIGPDPEARLRLMRDVLEEWLARLYYRAAGYL; via the coding sequence GTGAGTCGGCTCCCCCACCGGCGCTGGACACGCCTCTGTCAGGGTCTGGGCGCCGCCGGCGTCGGGCTCCTGCTGGCCTCGGCATTCACGCCGCTGCCGACCGTCCTCGGTCGCGCGCTGGGCGGCGACAGTCCCCAGCTCGAGCCGGCCGAGGCGATCGTGGTGCTGGGGACCGAGCTCCGCCCCGACGGCACCCTCACCAACACCTCGCTCCGTCGCACCATCCATGGCATCCTCCTGTTCCGGCAGGGCCTCGCGCCGATCCTGGTCTTCCTGGGGCCGCCCCGCGCCGGCGGGCGCCGAGCCGAAGCGGAGGTGCGCGCCGAGCTCGCCCGCGAGCTCGGTGTCGCCCGGGAGGCCGTGCTGACCGACGCCCAGGCGTGGACGACCCGGGAGGAAGCGGAGCGCGTATGGGCACTCCTCGGGCCGCGGAGTCTTCGGAGGATCCTCCTGGTGACCGAGGCCCAGCACATCCCGCGGGCCCGCGCCGTCTTCGAGCGCGCCGGCTTCACGGTACTGGCGGCCCCGGCCGACGGGCTCGGCATCATCGGACCCGATCCGGAGGCGCGCCTCCGCCTGATGCGGGACGTCCTGGAGGAGTGGCTCGCGCGCCTCTACTATCGAGCTGCGGGCTACCTCTGA
- a CDS encoding AbrB/MazE/SpoVT family DNA-binding domain-containing protein, with translation MPGKKLSAKLVRPLPRGQITLPVEFRRRLKIDADTILNVTLKGDRIEIIPLRAVPRGVTLREYAEDDIARFLKEDRLDSATAAKVRRLLGRKPG, from the coding sequence ATGCCGGGAAAGAAGCTCTCCGCGAAACTCGTGCGCCCTCTTCCAAGGGGACAGATCACGCTCCCGGTCGAGTTCAGGCGACGCCTGAAGATCGACGCCGACACGATCCTCAACGTCACCCTGAAGGGTGACCGCATCGAGATCATTCCTCTCCGAGCTGTTCCCCGGGGTGTGACCCTGCGCGAATATGCGGAAGACGACATCGCGCGCTTCCTCAAGGAGGACCGCCTCGATTCAGCCACGGCGGCGAAGGTCCGCCGCCTGTTGGGTCGTAAGCCGGGGTGA
- a CDS encoding PIN domain-containing protein has product MRAGPRLFLDASVWIAAAGSPTGASSLVLALCRHRHASATSSQLVLSEAERNLARKLGRNALLRFYQEIATLDLEVVDPPILEEIATQARIIDAKDAHVLAAALKGQVDVLLTLDRRHFFAPSVLEARLRFQILTPGDFLRDLIR; this is encoded by the coding sequence GTGAGGGCCGGGCCACGTCTCTTCCTGGATGCCAGCGTGTGGATTGCTGCCGCCGGGTCTCCGACCGGCGCTTCGAGCCTCGTGCTCGCCCTCTGCCGTCACCGGCACGCTAGCGCGACCAGCAGTCAACTGGTCCTCAGCGAAGCTGAACGGAACCTCGCGCGAAAACTCGGGCGGAACGCCTTGCTGCGGTTCTACCAGGAAATCGCGACCCTCGACCTCGAAGTGGTCGATCCTCCGATCTTAGAAGAAATCGCCACCCAGGCCCGGATCATCGATGCCAAGGACGCCCATGTCCTGGCCGCGGCCCTGAAAGGACAGGTGGACGTGCTGCTGACGCTGGACAGGAGACACTTCTTCGCCCCATCGGTCCTCGAGGCGCGTTTGCGGTTTCAGATCCTGACGCCCGGTGACTTCCTCCGGGACCTGATCCGGTAG
- a CDS encoding DUF6364 family protein, translating to MKQNITLSLERELLRKAKVLAARKGTSVSGLLAQYLERVLKEESAYERARKDALAVLARGFHLGGKILTSREEWHAR from the coding sequence ATGAAGCAGAACATTACGCTAAGCCTGGAGAGAGAGCTCCTCCGGAAAGCCAAGGTGTTGGCCGCCCGGAAGGGGACATCCGTGAGTGGGCTTTTAGCCCAGTACCTCGAACGCGTGCTCAAGGAGGAGAGTGCCTACGAGCGGGCGCGTAAGGACGCCCTCGCGGTTCTGGCTCGCGGCTTCCACCTCGGCGGAAAAATCCTGACCAGCCGCGAGGAGTGGCATGCCCGATAG
- a CDS encoding PIN domain-containing protein: MPDRVFIDTNVLIYAHDVDALRKHEIASEILRELWSTRRGVLSTQVLQEFYVNVTQKIPAPLPRSLARQIVRQYFVWHVELLPPALILKASDIEERHQLSFWDALILSAAAEAGATKLLTEDLNPGQTIEGVLIENPFTPVPG; encoded by the coding sequence ATGCCCGATAGGGTTTTCATCGACACGAACGTGCTGATCTACGCTCACGATGTAGACGCGCTCCGCAAGCACGAAATCGCGTCGGAGATTCTGCGGGAGCTCTGGTCGACGCGCCGAGGGGTTCTCAGCACGCAGGTGCTCCAGGAGTTCTACGTCAACGTGACTCAGAAGATTCCCGCTCCCCTCCCACGCAGCCTCGCGAGGCAGATCGTGCGCCAGTATTTCGTCTGGCACGTCGAGCTTCTGCCCCCCGCCCTCATCCTCAAGGCCTCGGACATCGAGGAACGCCATCAGCTCTCGTTCTGGGACGCCCTCATTCTGAGCGCGGCCGCCGAGGCCGGTGCCACCAAGCTCCTGACGGAAGACCTCAATCCAGGCCAAACCATCGAGGGCGTCCTGATCGAGAACCCTTTCACCCCGGTTCCCGGGTAG